GGAGGAACTGCCGCTTGCCATTAGTCAGCTTGCGCTAAGTCTACGTCATTGCGTCACGTTCCCGTCCTAGTACTGTACGTGTCAACCAATCTTTACAAGGCAATCGCATAACGCGCGCGCTCAtgaaattatactattttttatatctatattatttttgaCCAGGAAAGAgtataatttcactcttctGCGTTTTTGACAGCCTGTACTCTACTAAGCGCTATCCCATAATCCAGTCTGGATTCGCTCGCCCCTTTTATTGATTGGTGTTCTGGCAGTCACGGCGGCAGTACGTTTTACACACTCCTCTGAACAACAGGCGTGGCAGTaaagtaaacaaatataaattccATCAAACGCTCTGGTTTTATTTGTAAACGAAATATACCGCCTCAAGCGGCAACTTTTATGTAGAAAAATtgtaagaaaataaaacatttttttctgaaaGTATCAGACTTTAGAAAGTATATGAAAATGTACATTGCATGGCagttaaacaaatatatacatgaactttttaaaaatactgtaaggatgaaaacaaaatatgtatcaATACAGATCGGTCCCACTACGAATAGCGCGTTGCCGGGGACGCAGACGCGCGCGCCATACTGACTTATTGATAAAAATATCACTGTgtcaataatagtaatataatagttaGAATCAAGGCATCAATATGATAGAACACCACTGAGAATTTGTACTTTTAAAAGTGTACTTAAAATCAAGATACCAGTTTtcattatacaaaaataaaaaataactttttagtcctagtactactactatagACGTTTGCTAGCATCAAGGTGATTCAATTATGAAAATCTGCTGGACTAAAAATATGATTCTTTACGGGTACAGGTATCTTCGTCAGAAACGTGTTTGCGTTCATGTTTATTCCGGTCACTACTCAAAGCAAACATCAAGCCACAGAAAAAACACTCGTGAGTTTTGTCCATTTTATGGGCTAGTTCATGTCGTTTCAAATTGTCCAGGTTATTGAACTCTCTGCCACAGTGCGCGCAACTGTTGTGCGTACCGCGTGTTTCTCCTTCATCGATATCCTTCCCACTATTGATGTCTACAGGCGTACCAAATTTCTCCTTTCCAGATTTAGCATAGCAAGCATCGACTACGTCATGTACTAAATTAGAAAAGGATTGTTCTTGCTTGTGATCAAATAATTTCGGTGCATTATGAATAGGTATGTGAGCTCCTAATTTTGCTAAACTGACGAATTTCATGCTGCACTTTTCACACGAAAATAATCGGACACTTGTTATCTTTGTGCGTGCAAGAGTCGTTGTCGAGGTTTTGCGTTGAATATTGTTAGCAAGTGGCGTTGTGTGGCTGGAATTCTTATCAACAGTTTTATGTTCATTATTGTTAGCAAGTGGCGTTACAAGATCGCTGGAATTCTTATCAACTTTTTGGTGTTCATTATTGTTAGCATGTGGCGTTGCGAGATCGCTGGGATTCTTATCAACTTTGTTGTGCTCATTATTGTTAGCATGTGGTGTTACAAGATCGCTGGAATTCTTATCAACTTTTTGGTGTTCATTATTGTTAGCAAGTGGCGTTGCGAGATCGCTGGGATTCTTATCAACTTTGTTGTGTTCATTATTGTTAGCAAGTGGCGTTGCGAGATCGCTGGGATTCTTATCAATTTTGTTGTGTTCATTATTGTTAGCATGTGGTGTTACAAGATCGCTGGAATTCTTATCAACAGTTTTGTGTCCATTATTTTCAGGAGACTCGATAGCAGTAGCACTCGTGGTTGTATGCTGTTCTTTTGAAGTGGTCTCATTAGCGTTAATACCTCCGCATAACAACCGTGTATCGCGTACCTTCGTCGTATTGGAAATGCGACAACCGCTAGTTTTAGATGTGGCGTTGTTGTTTTTGGTATCTACAGTCGAAATCACATTGTGATGATTGGAAATAGGAGCGTTATGTAACAGAACATTGCATTCTTTAATAGCAGGCACTAGATGTATGTGTGGTTTAATTTGGTGCACAAGCGTCAGACTGGCTGCTGTCACAGATGGAGAACTTTGTTTTTTTGAGGTAGTTTCTATTGGAGTGTTCAACGTGGGACTGGCTGTCGGAGATGAGGAACTTTGTTTCTTTGAGATAGTTTCTAGGCCTACTGGAGTGTTCGGCGTGGGATTGGCTGTTGTAGATAAGGAACTTTGTTTATTTGAGATAGTTTCTAGGCCTACTGGAGTGTTCGGCGTGGGATTGGCTGTTGTAGATAAGGAACTTTGTTTCTTTGAGATAGTTTCTACAGGCGTGTTCGGCGTGGGATTGGCTGTCGTAGATGAGGAACTTTGTTTATTTGAGATAGTTTCTAGGCCTACTGGAGTGTTCGGCGTGGGATTGGCTGTTGTAGATAAGGAACTTTGTTTCTTTGAGATAGTTTCTACAGGCGTGTTCGGCGTGGGATTGGCTGTCGTAGATGAGGCACTTGGTTTATTTGAGATAGTTTCTAGGCCTACTGGAGTGTTCGGCGTGGGATTGGCTGTCCTAGATGAGGAACTTTGATTCTTTGAGGTAGTTTCTACTGGAGTGTttgaccagggagttgtaactccCTGGTGAGACGTGGGACTGGCTGTTGGAGATGAGGAACTTTGTTTCTTTGAGATAATTTCTACTGGAGTGTTCGGCGCGGGACTGGCTGTCCTAGATGAGGCACTTTGTTTATTTGAGATAGTTTCTAGGCCTACTGGAGTGTTCGGCGTGGGATTGGCTGTCCTAGATGAGGAACTTTGATTCTTTGAGGTAGTTTCTACTGGAGTGTttgaccagggagttgtaactccCTGGTGAGACGTGGGACTGGCTGTTGGAGATGAGGAACTTTGTTTCTTTGAGATAATTTCTACTGGAGTGTTCGGCGCGGGACTGGCTGTCCTAGATGAGGCACTTTGTTTATTTGAGATAGTTGCTAGGCCTACTGGAGTGTTCGGCGTGGGATTGGCTGTCCTAGATGAGGAACTTTGATTCTTTGAGGTAGTTTCTACTGGAGTGTTCGGCGCGGGACTGGCTGTCCTAGATGAGGCACTTTGTTTCTTTGAGATAATTTCTACTGGAGTGTTCGGCGCGGGACTGGCTGTCCTAGATGAGGCACTTTGTTTCTTTGAGATAGTTTCTACTGGAATGTTTGACGTGGGACTGGCTGTCCTAGATGAGGCACTTTGTTTCTTTGAGATAGTTTCTACTGGAATGTTTGACGTGGGACTGGCTGTTGGAGATGAGGAACTTTGTTTCTTTGAGATAGTTTCTAGGCCTACGAGAGTGTTCGGCGTTGGATTGGCTGTCGGAGATGAAATTCGTTGCTTCTTGGGGCTAGTCTCCACTGGGTTACCTTTACGTTTTTTGTGCTGTGGATCAATAAGAACCGTAAGCCGTTTATCCTTTAATATCTGTGCAAGAGAAGACGAAACGGTCTTTGGTTTGGAGCAGCTTACCACTTTATCAATTTTGGTTCCAGCAATTCTATCAATTTTCAATTTCTTAACGATCCCTGACAACGTGATCTGTGCAGCTGTCAATTCCTTGGGTTGTTTTTTCTTTGAAGTTACTTCTTTATGGACCGAGTTCAATGTAATAGAAGGTGCCAAAGACGTCAGTTTTCCATTAGCGTCTATAAGAGCCATATCAATATTTTCAGAAAATGATATTCGTCTTTTATTGCGTCCTAAGCAAAGATTTCTTTTGAAGATCGGACGCGGACTTTTCAAAATGGACTTCAACGGTGACTTTGTCTGGTCAATTTTGTATTGGGATGATATCCTTTTCTTTAGAGGTAAATGGTCCGGCTTCGGCGCCGAAGGTTCTGAAGTGTCATTAATAGACGGTCGTTTTTTAGGAATGCTTTTATTACGATGTCTTGCTACCGTATCCGTATTGTCTTTCGTCATATGTTTGCTTATATGTGGGCTAATCTCCTCAATGCTGCTACTATTTGTATTGTATCCATCCATACTAGACGTCTGTACCTTTGTAGTCGTTGATCGATTTTCTTCAGTTCCGTTAGATGGTTCTTTTGTGGTGTGCATTTGTGTATCTTTTTTTATACCACAACTTGTTTTGAAATTGTCTAAATATCGTTCGAATTCATTAAAGAAAGACCTATCGGATATGCAATCTACATCATCACTATCGGACGATATGAAAATAGGATCGTCATTAACACAGATATCTGGCGGTTTATCGCAATTCTGAGGTGACCCCGTGACATTGTTTAAACTTCGGATGATACACGGTTTACTTTGTAATTCTTTAGAATGTTCAGCATTATTTACAAACTTGTTATAGTACGATTTTAACGTACTTCGTGACTTCTTCTTATACTTCTTGGCAATAATCGTGCGTTCAACGTTCTTGGGCATAACAGATTCTTGGCGTGTTGATTTCTTAATAGGACTACTTCCGATATCAGATGCTATAACAGATTCCTGTCGTTTTGATTTCTTCCTGTGACTACTTCCGAAATCGGATGCTAAAGATTCCTGGTGGTGTGTGGACGTTTTGTTTGGACTACTTCCGAAATCCGATGCTAAAGATTCCTGGTGGTGTGGCGATTTCTTTTTTGGACTACTTCCGAAATCGGATGCCGACTGTGTCACGTACCACTGCAGATATCTTGACTTCTTAAccatattctttatttttcttctGTCCACCATTTTAAGATTATTTTCTAAATGCAAGGAAATAGAATGCGTTAATACAGAGATCCAacagaatataaatataaagggGTTAGGTAGGCACATGATAAAAGTTAATACAACTTCACAGATGTCCACTGGGAATATTAAGATTAACAGCGGCCGTATGACCCGACGTCCGACAATACACAGACAGAGGCCGTACACGTATTCCCGCGGATGGACAGTGTAATACAAATACgaatatatttattcatcaaATCACAATATCCCCAATGTTTcaagaaaatgatgaaatgtGGGTATCAGGAAAACCAGGTTTGTATGAAGAGAGACCCCAGATtacttaaataaaaacaacaataaaaatggtctatttaatacagtattagtgCGTTGTGGTGTTCATATCAGCTGATCTTGATCGGATCTCCGTTAGACAGAAGTGGTGGTTAATCAACCATGCAGGGCCGTACCACTTTACTGAGATGCAAGTTTTACAGAATCTTATAAAAACCAGGGAGTTTAAACAATGACATAAGGCTGGtactaaaaactaaaaaaatgctCAACAGAATAACAGTAATTGTATCAACTAGGAATAGAACAATTATCAACTGTGAAAATTGCAAGACAAAGGTCAAAGGAGTGGAGACGATTTTGAGATCATCTTACTTAAAAAATCAAGgcttaaaaaaaacatgacatTGTAGGTAATTAACATAACAATGCTGAAAGCCATAAACACACAACAGTTATATTGAAAAAAACCTCCCTAAAATATTGTAGCTGTTTTTCTGTGGGAATCGCCCGGATTTTTTggtacataaataataaataacaaattacaatGTTTCAAAATAATCATAGTTCAAGAAAGACAAAATAAAGCaaggaaaaaagaaagaaatgtaGAGGCCTACGGTATAGGatttaaaataaagaagatCTTACTTACGAAACAAACAAGGATTTGTGTGCATGTAATATAGTAACGTACTATGTATGCCACAAACTATAACATTGGATTGAGACTATATATACGGCGGCCTTACACTGTATGACCGGGATAGAGAGGGAAATGTAAATGTAGGGAATTAATGATAtccatatatatatttattggaTACAATTGTGTAACTGTACAGTTAAAAATACgatagaaataaaaacaaatgtagaCATTCTTTACATTTCAgtttaattaatactgtatataggaGGCCTCTATATTACTATTACACAACGTGCAAAACACAAAAGACTCAAACACAGGTACAAAATGTAAGCAAGTGCTTTATTGGTGTTGCTCTGACTGTGAATGGTCTTTCTGttcaaaacaaagaaaatacacTTATTACTAAAATAGGAATTAAAGCTAATTTACTTATGGCCGAAACCAATGACCAAAGGATTATAAAATGGTTAATCTTATAAACAAATAGTGGACCACAGGCATTTCCAGATTACCCTATGGGGAGTAAATCTGGTGTCTATTCACATTTTAAGTCGGAAACCAATcaacaaaatacagtacagtatcttGTTTAGCGtggaataaaatatataactaTCTTGTTGTAATGCAAGttgttttaattcattttacaaACATTTAATTTCCACAGGGCAGCatggggtgtctagaaaactcagatctcagatatatctgagttttctagatctagaaaactcagatatctgagttttctagatctatcTAGTAGGCTGCTACTACGAGttccaataattattattattagtaagaaaacgtataatACTGTGTAGTATTTCAAATATGCTACCCTCTAAtaataatggaacgatccatttgatgatctgggttttctagttccattttggaactagaaaagtcagatattgatatctgagttttgtagatctagaaaactcagataatatccgagatctgagttttctagatctgagttttttAGACACCCGGCAGCATGACGTCATATTACTGGCATTTAAAATTACACGTACAAAACCATTCTTATCTAAATGCAAAgtcaaaaatgtattgtttaatGGCGGAAATCATCGGATCAAAGAGAACCGACTACACAAAGGACTTGtgtatcaaaataattatttccaGTGACTTTAACATTTGGAGGAGGGGAACacttttattgttaaataatagaTAGCTTTGTCTGCCCTTCCTGTCACTCCGCGTTGTTTGCCCGGCCGCCGGTCACTCCTTAATATCTACATACAGTAGATGGAGTTGTAAATTAACTAATCCTAGTTTGTACAAAAATTCTATTCTGtaagaaaatatttttcaattttataaaatctaagctttttgggctatcctgaaaaatctttataaatgaattatttgtcaatataaatatgatcactttgtatatatttttatgaggattttcctaaaaaattaaatcaaagaCGCCTTTTTGACAGGCACTATATTTTCACCAGCCATGACATGAATCATCTTCTTGTTaaccaatttaattttattaatttaattttggactataatttttttaagcattattttttttatctttataaaattctattttttgtCTCGTGTATTTTGTGAGATCATTAGGCACCCTCAGAGGGTCCCTCTAACGATCAGCTTCGGTTGGACCAcactcgtaaaatattgttgaaatcaaataaatatttaaaaaaaggtgtGAGCAAACAAATAATTTGCTACAGTAACGGTAAACATTTCCATCAATCATTCATGTCTCACTCACctcaaaatataatgtaaaatataagtCAGAAATTCatcacataaaaataaatatttatcacaTTATTGTGAAGTGACCGTACTGACGGGATGCAATGTTTTCAAGGAGATTCTCCACTCTGGGCGACTCCTATGCCCTTCTTGGCTCTCTACTATTACAAAGAAAAACTGACCAACGTCATAATGGCCTGGATTGAATCAACAGCAGAAGACGACGCGTCGTCGTCCACGGAGCTATACAAAGCTCAATGACGTACACATGGCAATCCGGACGGTACGACACAAACACACTAAATATCCTGTTGTCAAATCGAAATCCTTTGTTAATCAATTATCTATCCTGATTGATTGATCCAACAGAAGAACAACTGGTCATCTTACCTTGGAAAAAAAATCACTGTATTATATGTGGATACACTACTATCTACTACTCTACATTTGTCACCTTCTTTCACTGACAGGACGAACACAAGTGATATGAATGACCAGAAAAGTTGTTTTGACAATTAAACACGCGTGGTTGTGTACTCTGTACGTCCAGGTCGCGCTTGAGTAAATTTGTCCAATCAGCAGGCGGCGACACAGAATAATGGGATATTCACCGCCACACCAAGAGTAGAtctcaaaaataatttttgtttgttcgtCCAGTTTTAAATATAACATGTAGGCTAGTTTGGTTCTGAGGTATAGGCCCTACCCTTAAAAACTATGAAGCCCCTCCTGCAAgttgataaaactggttagtTAGCAGAGCCTCTGGAACTATTTAATTGGACTACTAATACTAATATATCCCgtaatatatttactgtaatagGATGGTATGAATGAAAATCGGATAGTTTAAAATCTAGAGATTTCATTACAATTAAAACCTAATAATTTATGCCTACCGATTTATGTTTTCTGATAACCTAATTGTCTATTCTTCTTCCATCCCATGGTAATGGGGCGAGGGTACCGATATGACGACGAGACTTACCGGAGAGAGACTGTGTAGCATTTTGAATGACCAGAcgacattaatttactaagtTTACTTACTGTATCACTGATTTACTAACGTTATAGAGAACAAGCCGACTTAAAATTGagttaaaatactgtatacctATTAATGCTTCCATTCATTCTGTGACAGTTGCACTGGCTGCAGTAGTACCACGCGTACAGCTGaactacagtatacaaaatATAGTATCAGGCCTGGGAAGAGTGACGCTGTAGAGAGACCCGTGGCTGTATTCACCATTAATCtcctaagtgaatacaatttaaggcatatacttaaatatttattgagttaagtgaaatacttaatatttaataagaGAAATAATGATTGGCGAATACGATCACATGATCTAACAATTTGTCTCAGTCAGGATGTAGCATTTCGAGAGAAAAAAATCATCAATGACCAGAATACGTTTAGTAATAGTATAGTATACATTCACCTACTGTTCTACTTAGGCCTACACACATTAATAAACACGTTTATTATGATAGGAGCACAAGGAGACCTTGTTGTGATGCTCCTATTTCTCATTGCCAAACCTACCTTAACATGTACGTACATCCATTACAAATTATTTACTTGTGACAAAAATACTTGTCACCAGTGCTTATATATGGCAGCGCGCACATCAGCTGTGTTATGCTAATTCATAATTTGCATAAACATGACACTGTTCTGTATGTTATTCAACATTGAGGGCaccaaattaaattattaactaACACTGATGATAAAGATGATTTCACGTCAATCAGACGATATTATAAATCTAAGAATAACTACGTTCACACACGTACGGCGTGAAAACTGGCGTTGCTTACGAAACATCATTACGAGTTATTGAATCACGATCAAACAGGATCTGATTATTAAATCATTACACCGGTACTCCATGATTAATGAGAAAACAATTTCATCTGGTTTCGATTTTAGTAATAAGAGTTCATAAATTATAAAGCTGTGGAAAAACTTATGTAAAGGGTCTAACCTGTTCCGCCGACACGGTTCCGGCGCCGGCACATCAAATCGAACGTCGCGCGAGGTGGTTTCCCGATGGGAACGTACGCGATCAACGTTAGTCAAGACGGTTTGTGTGGAAAACTTACGTCTAGTCATGAAAGTTTCGTCCACTCTAGCTAGGCAGCTACctagacgaaactgtcttgaCTAACCAGTAAGTTTTTCAACGTCACTGGTGTATGAACTCTATCTCATTAAGAAACAGATTAATATTCAGGCTACACACGACGTGTATTTTCTCTCAGTTCTAAAAATTTAACTTGTTTAGTGAGTGATGAGCTGGAGTTAAGGTCActctatcatcatcatcatgtcatggagaaatacatttattttcaaagtGCCATAAATTAAGCCCAGCCTCCTTTCAAGTTGTCAGATCGATTATAGGTTTATGGTCAgaagcagggaagagttaaattacaatttaattgtaatttaactcttccctggtcagAAGAAATCGGTCGCGGTtgaaatcaacttccggtatttatAAAAAGGAGGAGCGCTGCTTGGTGTTTTATCTTCTTATCTGTACATTATTgccatttattattgttatctacctagcaaaacaaataatgtaacaataataataatattttacattgttgttatttttagtcCGTTTATATGTATCTTCGGAATTTGCTGAAAATCGACATTTCTTTGTTCTTACGAAGACATATGCTATCTACTATGCCAAACTAAATTGGATGatgttaagctttgtctacacgtAGGctactttcaaactttatgtgacaaacaaatttgatgtgcccaaatatggtagtgatatgtttaaatatgatagttatatgacattattatgtccatttatgggcacatcacatttttttgtcacataaagtttgatagtgtggacagagctttagaatctAGACGAGAAGTAAACCAGCTTACTTTCCTctataaaattatgaaaaataaaatcaacattaaACCAGATGCCTGCCTACCGAAGATAGATAGACCACGAAGGGGCCTGCCTACCGAAGATAGATAGACCACGAAGGGGCTTGCCTACCGAAGATAGATAGACCACGAAGGGGCCTGCCTACCGAAGATAGATAGACCACGAAGGGGCCTGCCTACCGAAGATAGATAGACAACGAAGGGGCCTGCCTACCACCAAAGATAGATAGACCACGAAGGGCCTGCCTACCGAAGATAGATAGACCACGAAGGGGCCTGCCTACCGACGATAGATAGACCACGAAGGGGCTTGCCTACCGAAGATAGATAGACCACGAAGGGGCCTGCCTACCGAAGATAGATAGACCACGAAGGGCCTGCCTACCGAAGATAGATAGACCACGAAGGGGCCTGCCTACCGAAGATAGATAGACCACGAAGGGGCCTGCCTACCGAAGATAGATAGACCACGAAGGGGCCTGCCTACCGAAGATAGATAGACCACGAAGGGGCCTGCCTACCGAAGATAGATAGACTGACCACGAAGGAGTAATGCCGCCCAACTTATTGAAGTAGcagcaaaaacaaatatttatttaaattcgtTTCTACCGAAAACCGCCAGAAAATGAAACAAACTACCCTAAGGTACAATGATGGAAGCCccaaaccatggagtaaagaatattctttactccatgcccAAACCAATATGACAAATTCAAAGAGATTATCTCAACTTAGGCAAGCCATTCCTCCAAGGCCTCTTTGTTACGACTTCCAAGTGGAGTATAAAGAGGATAACAACCAAGTACCAAGTAGTAAGACAAATAAAGTTTCTTACAGTATCttgcaatatttatttagatgtcACACATGCGTAGATGGTACGTCCATAAATCTGAATCACGCTGCCAAATGAGATGATGAAAATATagtttaaagaccccttccctgcaattttggacgttttttggaaaataatacatatatatcactttaaaaacattaaaccatgtcattccttgt
This is a stretch of genomic DNA from Antedon mediterranea chromosome 3, ecAntMedi1.1, whole genome shotgun sequence. It encodes these proteins:
- the LOC140044474 gene encoding uncharacterized protein: MVDRRKIKNMVKKSRYLQWYVTQSASDFGSSPKKKSPHHQESLASDFGSSPNKTSTHHQESLASDFGSSHRKKSKRQESVIASDIGSSPIKKSTRQESVMPKNVERTIIAKKYKKKSRSTLKSYYNKFVNNAEHSKELQSKPCIIRSLNNVTGSPQNCDKPPDICVNDDPIFISSDSDDVDCISDRSFFNEFERYLDNFKTSCGIKKDTQMHTTKEPSNGTEENRSTTTKVQTSSMDGYNTNSSSIEEISPHISKHMTKDNTDTVARHRNKSIPKKRPSINDTSEPSAPKPDHLPLKKRISSQYKIDQTKSPLKSILKSPRPIFKRNLCLGRNKRRISFSENIDMALIDANGKLTSLAPSITLNSVHKEVTSKKKQPKELTAAQITLSGIVKKLKIDRIAGTKIDKVVSCSKPKTVSSSLAQILKDKRLTVLIDPQHKKRKGNPVETSPKKQRISSPTANPTPNTLVGLETISKKQSSSSPTASPTSNIPVETISKKQSASSRTASPTSNIPVETISKKQSASSRTASPAPNTPVEIISKKQSASSRTASPAPNTPVETTSKNQSSSSRTANPTPNTPVGLATISNKQSASSRTASPAPNTPVEIISKKQSSSSPTASPTSHQGVTTPWSNTPVETTSKNQSSSSRTANPTPNTPVGLETISNKQSASSRTASPAPNTPVEIISKKQSSSSPTASPTSHQGVTTPWSNTPVETTSKNQSSSSRTANPTPNTPVGLETISNKPSASSTTANPTPNTPVETISKKQSSLSTTANPTPNTPVGLETISNKQSSSSTTANPTPNTPVETISKKQSSLSTTANPTPNTPVGLETISNKQSSLSTTANPTPNTPVGLETISKKQSSSSPTASPTLNTPIETTSKKQSSPSVTAASLTLVHQIKPHIHLVPAIKECNVLLHNAPISNHHNVISTVDTKNNNATSKTSGCRISNTTKVRDTRLLCGGINANETTSKEQHTTTSATAIESPENNGHKTVDKNSSDLVTPHANNNEHNKIDKNPSDLATPLANNNEHNKVDKNPSDLATPLANNNEHQKVDKNSSDLVTPHANNNEHNKVDKNPSDLATPHANNNEHQKVDKNSSDLVTPLANNNEHKTVDKNSSHTTPLANNIQRKTSTTTLARTKITSVRLFSCEKCSMKFVSLAKLGAHIPIHNAPKLFDHKQEQSFSNLVHDVVDACYAKSGKEKFGTPVDINSGKDIDEGETRGTHNSCAHCGREFNNLDNLKRHELAHKMDKTHECFFCGLMFALSSDRNKHERKHVSDEDTCTRKESYF